In the genome of Arabidopsis thaliana chromosome 4, partial sequence, the window GAGATTGGGATGGCTCCAGTGCTGTTGCTGCTCCAGAGAAGGAAGTTCAACACTGTGAGTATAACAAAAGCAATACCCGGGAAGAAGCATGCAATGGACCAGGAAAGTGATCTCCATCCTTCTGAAGTCCCCTTGACAGTTCTCCAGAGCCGAACACCAGCGTACCCAGCAACAATACCCAAGAAAAGATAGAGAATAATCATCCCGGTTAGTAGCATTCCTCTTGAGGCAGGCGACATGAATCCAAGTGCAGCGAAAACAATAGTGACAACAGCCATTCCTGTAATTCGAACCCCATCTCCCACCATAATGCATAGAAGCTTTGACATTTCTGGTTCTCTGAACACATCTCCGACAACAAGTTTCCATCCAGAGAGCTCCTCATTCATCTGTGCCTGTGCTTCCTTGTCCAGTTCCTCATACTTTGTCAAATCCCTTCTCACTGTCCTCAGGAATATGACGAAAACTATACCGGCCAGAAAGAAGATCACCATAAGCGAGTTCAAAATAGAGAACCAATGAACACGAGCACCTTCCATTTTCAAATAGGCATCCCATCTGGATGGCCATCTTGTCTCACTCTTAACAAATTCCACTTCATAAGTGAAGGTTATTCTTTCATGTTCTTTAATGATCTGAGCTTTGTCAAGCTCCAATGGACAGTTAACTGAAGGAACAGGGTCATACATGTGAAGCTTCGTCATTTTTTCAGCATCATACTTAACACTGCAGGGAACAACCTCAAATCCAACAATCTCATACCCCAATGCCTTCTTCTTATCAGCTTCAGAGATCACACCCATACCTTCTTCACCAGTACCAATCACCTCCATGACATTGCCTTCATACTCATGaaccaaaaccttaaactTGAGGTGATTAATGATGTAATCATCATTACTGTTAGGTGGCGAATACCCAACAGGATATCCAGTCCACTGGATAGTAACCCCATTCTGCTTAGCGAATCTCAAAGCAGGCAAGTTATCAAGAATCATATTCACTTGATACAACTCACGAGTTCTCTGTTTCAAGAGCTTGACCTCATGCTCATTCAAAGGACTCGTAgtgcataagtaaagagacTCATTGGTTCTCATCCGAAACCTATAAGCAGAGTTATCAATCTGATCACCCATGAGAAGCTCACCAAGATTCTCAGCACTTTTCTTGATACCTTCAAGTGGTTGGCAGTAAGGAAGACTATAGTAACTGAAAGGAAGCTCAGTTTCAATAGAAGTCAAGGAATTGACTTTGGCGAAGATAGAGTCTCCATCTGAATATGTGTGCATATAACTCCCTGGTAAGTAAAACCCATTGCAAAGCTGACTAACAAACACCAGTAACACGAATACTCGATACACACCAAACATTGTCCCTTCCTgtatcaaaatacaaaaactctCTCACGATTAGTAAAAATCACTACTATTGTAACAGATTCAAGCACATTCTCACGAATACATTGAAATCGAAATGGTTTATGCATGTAGATCAGATTCGTAGTAACCAGATTCGGGATTAATGAATCAGATCGGTGGATCAATAGATCAGATctcaaatggatcataaacGCAAAACTCAGAAGCTAATTGATATAATGGAATACGAAAACGATGAatacaaaatcagaaaacgcgaaagaagaagcagatgcGAATCCAACAGATCTCAGAGTATTCGAGAGCAAacctgagagagagagatccagGTATGGAGATCTACGAGGGAGTCAGATCTAGAAGAGGTGGTCGAGGGACTTTGGGTTGTTTCGAAGGTCACGCTGATAATCTCTCTCACTGCTTTGCTTTGGTTGCTTAATGCGTTCGCAAAGAGAGCGAATaacgaaaatcaagaaaatcgTGGGTGTGTTGGGTAGTTATTCTCTGTGACGCGCTTATACAATATGTCGGTGCGGTAATCACCGTGCCTAACTTCATCTgaggccaaaaaaaaaaaaaaaaaaaacttcatctAAGGCCTTGAATTTCTATTGGTTGAACTggttataattaattatatttttaagtaaacGACGGTttttaaatgagatttttgtaaaatagagAGAGTATAATGtagttaatttttaaaaaaataaaacaaagccAAATGACCAattttttggaaacaaaaaataattttatcacATATaatttgaacatttttttttttgctaaagaattcaatatttactacaattttgaattattttgaacTCTTATGtaagaaagtaaaatttacacaaaatacatattttgagAAGCTGGCATCCGGCATTTTGACATGCGTATTTTCTCAAACATTaaatacattaatatatatgttaactaGCATTATAATAGAGTAAAATATtcacaaaataatgttttgagaagcTGAAATGTAACATGATATTCTACAGTCTAGCAATTTGAGGTTTTCTACCGAATTTTCATAGTTTGTAttgtaaattcaaattaaatttaagttCATGTAGTTATAAGCACATAAAAAAGTTCGGTGAATGGAAACGATAAAGCAATTTAGTTCATGGTGAAATAGGCCACATGATTATTAGCAGGATTCATAGATAAGAatgttaacaaaattaaatggtAAATTGGGTTTAATTAGGTTTATGACCTCCGGTCGTCCTTACGCTATTATCTCCACAGCGTTTTTGTTTCATCTAATCAACGAAGTGAACTTTCGAAATCGATAtctgaattttgatttaaaaattgGAGGTAATCATTCACCAATCGGTTTGTCAACGTAAAAATCTCTCTCTGATTATATGAATTGATGTGATGTGAGTTCTTAGAATTATGATTCATCgaattggaaaaaataaagttgttCGTTGTCAGTAAAATTAGGGTAATTTGAATCATTAACgagtatatgtatgtattgtAAGACATGATTGATATACATAATGGTAAAAGAAGCTAAGCATGAGTAAAGCCGATTATTGGCAGAGATAGTTTTTTTCATCAGTCTTGATGATTGTTTCGATTAATACTCTATTGgatctttattttattcatgaACTTGATTAGAATTTGTTCCTATATGCATGATTTTAGGGTTAAAATTTCTCTTGAATTTGGTATATTCTCttgaatttgattaaaattttatctgTTTTACTTTAAAGTAAAGTTTAGTGGGCACAGCCCAAcctaatgaaaataaaagaagccATAAACAGCCCaataagaaagaagtaaaGTGAACCAAATCGCAGGAATTAACCTCTGAAACGATGAACAGAAGAAAttgcaaaaagaagaagaagatatgagTTCTCGAATTTTATCCTCCGATTCGGTAATCTTCTTACGTTTCTCTGTACTTACtggagataaaaaaaatcgaaaattctCATCTTTTAAGtcaattttgttactttctttCGAAAGTTTGGTGATTGTTTTGATGTGATAACGCAGGACGACGTTGATGAAGAAAACCCGAAAACTCACGAGAATGGTCCAATTGGAGGAAAGACTCAAAATTTAGGGCAAAGCAAGGGAGGTGATAGTGATAATGTTGTAAAGACTAATACTTGTTTCGTGTGTGATGGGAAAGACAATTGGGTTTTGGTATGTTACGGAGAGGAATGTACTATAGCTATTCATCAGAGTTGTGCATCTGATGAACCTGATTTCGATGAATTTGGAAATTTCTATTGTCCTTATTGTTGGTATAAGCGTGTAGTTGTCAAGTGTTTGGAGTT includes:
- a CDS encoding Endomembrane protein 70 protein family (Endomembrane protein 70 protein family; LOCATED IN: integral to membrane, Golgi apparatus, plasma membrane, vacuole; EXPRESSED IN: 25 plant structures; EXPRESSED DURING: 13 growth stages; CONTAINS InterPro DOMAIN/s: Nonaspanin (TM9SF) (InterPro:IPR004240); BEST Arabidopsis thaliana protein match is: Endomembrane protein 70 protein family (TAIR:AT5G35160.2); Has 1639 Blast hits to 1594 proteins in 317 species: Archae - 0; Bacteria - 7; Metazoa - 635; Fungi - 224; Plants - 501; Viruses - 0; Other Eukaryotes - 272 (source: NCBI BLink).) — translated: MFGVYRVFVLLVFVSQLCNGFYLPGSYMHTYSDGDSIFAKVNSLTSIETELPFSYYSLPYCQPLEGIKKSAENLGELLMGDQIDNSAYRFRMRTNESLYLCTTSPLNEHEVKLLKQRTRELYQVNMILDNLPALRFAKQNGVTIQWTGYPVGYSPPNSNDDYIINHLKFKVLVHEYEGNVMEVIGTGEEGMGVISEADKKKALGYEIVGFEVVPCSVKYDAEKMTKLHMYDPVPSVNCPLELDKAQIIKEHERITFTYEVEFVKSETRWPSRWDAYLKMEGARVHWFSILNSLMVIFFLAGIVFVIFLRTVRRDLTKYEELDKEAQAQMNEELSGWKLVVGDVFREPEMSKLLCIMVGDGVRITGMAVVTIVFAALGFMSPASRGMLLTGMIILYLFLGIVAGYAGVRLWRTVKGTSEGWRSLSWSIACFFPGIAFVILTVLNFLLWSSNSTGAIPISLYFELLALWFCISVPLTLFGGFLGTRAEAIQFPVRTNQIPREIPERKYPSWLLVLGAGTLPFGTLFIELFFIFSSIWLGRFYYVFGFLLIVLLLLVVVCAEVSVVLTYMHLCVEDWRWWWKAFYASGSVALYVFAYSINYLVFDLQSLSGPVSAMLYIGYSLLMAIAIMLATGTIGFLTSFYFVHYLFSSVKID